A stretch of DNA from Perca flavescens isolate YP-PL-M2 chromosome 11, PFLA_1.0, whole genome shotgun sequence:
ACCTATGTAGAACAGCACACTATGAAGGGTTAGGCCAGTACCCGGGGTATACTTCTGCATAAGGCCCTAAGCCTCACTTTAATTTCatgtattttataaataaaaaaagaaattctccTATTTTAGAGTagagtaaatgtatttttttctatgaGGGCTGATGCTGGTATAGCCTCAGCTATGAAGTTGATGTTTTGTTTCCtacatttttccttttattcctTCTCAAAGTGCCATTACAGAACCATTTGTTTTTATCTTAACACTGAGCCTGCatgcttacattttttttcagattatttGATCTGTTTATAGTTACTTATACTCCATATTTCATATATTTAATTTTCTCTTAAGTTTTTGAAGACTGTAGCTTTTACTTtctatataaaataaacaatcttTGTTTACAAAAATATCCCTACTTGGTCTATTTCTTATCAATCGTACAGCAGTATAATACTGAACTGCATATGGATCAGGGTCGGATTCACAAAAACTCATGCTTTGCACTAACCTCAAGCTTTTACTGCTGCATAAAACTCGCATGCACAATCTGCGGcactctttctcttctctttctcacgTCTAAAAAGTGTTCTGTAGTATTGTGCATAGCAAAATAGTAACATAACTCCAGTTTTAGTAATGATTGTAACAGTAATGTTACAATAATTGTCTTTTTGAGTAATGTCACCCTTGTTCGTTAAGTCTTTTTAAAAGCGTAACTTtatctgtttgtctgtgatgTGTAGCTCTGACTCCTGTAGCTTGCTTTGCATCTTTGACATGCTCACCGGCCATCCACCTCACCCTTCTCTTCCAGATCCACTTCCTCATGATTCTCTCAGCAAACTGGGCCTACCTTAAGGATGCCAGTCAAATGCATGCCTACCAAGACATCAAAATGAAGGAAGAGCGGGAGCTGCAGGACATCACCTCACGCTCAAAGGAATGCCTCAATTCCTACACATAAGGATATTACACACTcacaatccacacacacacacacacacacacacacacacacacacacacacacacacacacgtaaagacACATAGACACTGTGGCCCCTTTGGACCATGACACTCAGCTAAAATAACCTGCCAACTGCCGTGACACTGTGCAGTACTAACCAGGCTCCTAACAAACTAATGCATAAATGTTGCTTTCTGCACTAACTCACCAAGAAGTGTTTTGAAACTGCTACTTCAaatttcatttctatttttatttttatgaaggAAAAAAAGGCAATTTTGAATTCTGATATTCATGTAGTGTTTGATTTTCTCTAGCCCTTTTTATAGCCAGTTTTTTGCTGCCGATGCTTGAGTCATTGCACTATTCTTATATAACGAATAACGATGCCTTGTTTGTTTTACGGTCTTGCTGTCTTTCTTTTGAGCTGTGGTGGCCAGTTTTCAACAAGGGAATACAatattttgtttgctttttttccaaTCAAAAATGCAGACTAATTATACACAACATGAAAGGCCTTACATTCAGAGTTAGCGTGACACTTCTAGATAGCATGTCAGAATCCAATTATAATGACACAAGATAATAATACTGACACAAGACCGGCATGTCACAAGATGTTTTTTCTTTGACTTCACAGCAAGGAAATGGGTCAAATCTATAATGTGGTCCCAGTAGTTCTGTTGTATTCGGGGGTATTTAACTGCATCTTAATCCCAGTGTTAATCATTTGGTTCTAGATTTCATTGTACAGCTACGTAAAGAGTCACGCAGAACATTCATGGCCTATAATAACACTACCTCAGGTGTGCACTAGAGCCTATAGAACAATTATCTGGAAGAAACACTTCTCCTTTGCAAAACTATGGTTTAAAGATCCTATTATAATCACACACACCGGGAGCTCCTCTACGTGACGTTATCATAGGGTTTAATTTTTATGGATAATGCCATAAGAATAACTAGCTTGCTAAATGTGAACTGTTGCCAATAATTAGACAGAAGGATAGTCAATATATTCAATATCTTTAAAAGTGTGGTCCACGTGTATTCAGTTatgcaaatgacaaaaaacagaGAACGCTCTCTGATCCATCATAAATGCTTTTTTAGCTCATTGTCTATTGTAATATCTcatattataaaatatgatcAAAAAATACTTGATTTTGAAAAAACCTTATAAACAAGTGTATGTCCCATGTGCATTTGTACTATGGAAAAATCTACAGAACTTAAGGTGTGAAAAATGTAAACTTGTTAAAAGTCAGGATTTTTAGCTTATTTTTCAAGATAAAACCACTTCATTTGTGTTCTTAATTTTCTATTATTGCACCAGTTTTTGATGTGCAATTGTCATAATGCTGACATAATTACTCATGTAATCTTGTATTTCTATTAGTTTAGTTACAGAGATAAGTTTCTTTGTTGCATGAAGACAACTGTTTCTGCAGTGACACGTGATGTACAGTCATGAATACTGACATCAGTAGTAGGCAGTGTTTGCCTGTCTCCGTTTTTTCtaattaaatacaaattaatccatttttttgtagctgattacttatgttttttttaggttcttttctttaaagtcaaaagtataaatgttttatattattttgttgCCTGCTAGTATACTTGTATTGTCTATGAATGTCAAGGGCTTCCTCGTGAATATCTGATgcttaacatttaaataaactttcaAATTACTAGATGCAACAccagtcatttaaaaaagaaattgtacgGCTATCTAAATGCTAAAGTTAGCCAAAGTATGAATGCCATTGTGACTCTCCGCCCAGTGTTTTACACAGAATCTGTGAGATATTGTAGTACACAACCTGCATAGTTCTCTGCAGGAGTAATAGCTACAGGTGCACAATCTACTATGTGTACAATGGCCAAGGAGAAAGATGACAGATGTACATAATGCCAATGTACTGTACAGCTCACCTTAATATGCAGCGTTTCCTGTTGAATGAACCAAAAACTAAAGAGTAAAGGCTATCTATCAATCACCAGGACGACAACAATCCAGCATCCTGTCTGACTAAATCCCTTTATGACATTACTCAACTGGCCTGTTGACTGTttctatgaaaataaaaaaacaaaataaaacaaacttcaCTCTGTTGCTgtgggtttttttcttcttttttttcatgataGGAATATTGTTTGGTGTAATAGTCAATCCAAAAGAAAAATATCCAATATGATTTATTCAAAACATATGCAGTTAATGTAAAAATGCTGCCAAATATAAATACTCAAAAGCaacatgtaaaaatataaaacaatcaaTGCTTCAGGGTTGTTACAAACTGTGGTAATACTTTACTTTaggttttctacataagagtgacatgacactgtgaTGAATACATGACACTGTGATGAATACATGACactcacatgacactgtcatgacacagtcatgacacatgaaccctaaccctaaccataacgtgtcatgacaaaaccgaatgacacttactaaaaaagagttatgtcataaacgtttatgacttgtttataatgttttatgacacgttcatgacagtgtcatgtcactcttatgtagaaaacttaaagtaaagcGTAACCCAAACTGTCCAAGAATACAGAGGCTATTTCATCCGTTCACGATGGCAGCCTGGAACAACCAGCTCACCAgaaatcatcatcatcttcatccttGTGTGAAAATGCTGCAATACTGGGAAAACAATATCAAGTTAATTTGTGAAAGCCTCGagggacagaaaaaaacaacatctaaACCAAAAATAGTATTTCTCAATGAATTTATCCTTAAGACAACATAATTTCTAGAACAAATAACATTGAAAAGACCAGGAGATGAGAAAccacaaaataaattaaattttgtTGAAGGATAGAGGATTATGTAGGCTTGTATATTTATTAAACTGTCCTACAGTAACAGCATTACTTTTGAATTAGAAAACCTAAGCCTTAAGTCTTGTCAACTGTTTTGAGTTACCTGTCGTCTTTCTCCTCAGACAAACTCTTGGCCTCTGGGCTCGTATGTCCTACTTCTTCTCTTCCAGGGCTCTgaaaacacccccccccctacACTCAGTTTAAAACACAGGGCAGCTGCTACAAGTCAAGTCACAAAAGCAATGTTTTACAAGAGTGCATGCAACTCACCTGTGCATGTTGCTTCTCTCTGGCTTCCAGGACCATCTTCATGTATTTCTCCAATGGATTTTCACCTTTGGACTCGTCCCCATCATTATCTGCCTCTTGCTTCTGCTCTTCATCTGCTCCCTTCTTAATtccagtttcttcttcttctacttcttcttctcctctctgtccTGGTTGCTCCATCTCTTGCAAAAGCTGGATAGACATAAATACTGTCAATACTCATTTAATCAGGTTACCTTTTCTAAAGAGGAGTTTTAAAAAGGAACGTGGTGCAAGATACTCATTACCATCTCTTTCTCCAGTCTTTCAAGTTCCTGCAGCTCCCTCTCTCTGGCTTCTTCTTGCTCCCTCTGCCTTTGTTCTAGTCTTTCCTTTCGCTCTCTTTCCCACCTCTGCTCCTTgtcctcttcatcttcttccCTAGCAGATTCACCTGAGGCTTGTGGGACTTCTATCACACATATGGATTCACATGAGTCAAATTGTCAGTCGTCACTTTATTTTTGGTTTAAGAAGCAATGCACCCCTAGAATGGCCACAATTTGAGCAAAATATGAGAGATTCATACAGTCAGACTGATGGTGTACAGCAGTGGCCATTCTTGTCATTTGGGGTCAACCAAGATCATGGTCAGTAACGGGGggatgggggaggggtgggggctaaCAACTCACCCGCCTGGCCCTGCAAGTCTATTGGGTGTTCTGGGAGGTCCTGTGGGTGGGGGACAGTGGGGCCGTCAGGGGCCTCCTCAGAGAGAGGGACGGCAGTGTCCAGGAGAAGCTCTGGAATGTGGCCGGGCTCTGGAGGGAGACATACACAAAGAGATCTTTTATGCTCCACCATAATGCAAACGGGCCAGAGGACCAGCACAGAATACATAATCAGCTGGCCTTCATCTTCACCATTGTGCGGGGCCACTGAAAGGACACTTTGAAGGCCAGTCACACACTCATTAAAAGAAACAGCCATTCTCAAATCCAAAACCTCCACACCGGATATACTCCATTTTGTTACTGGGATTTTGttgaaatgaatgataatgaaattgtagatttttgtttttatgcaaGGCTGTTCATCCAATGATACAGTAAAATCTTTAGGCAGAACAGGAAAACCTCCAGGTGCTGATTATTAAGGAAATTGTGCTTTCGACATAGATACATAGAGGGCTTACCATCTCGCCGTGTCTTCCAGACAGTAAAACAACATGTAACCTATAAACTATAAAGAGTACCTACTCAAACATTCCCTGTTGATTACAACAATACTGCTCCTGTGTGTCAAGTGCAATGACCTGACCAAGCAGCTTtttcagtatacagtatacaaatCACACTGCCATGTTGTATCTAAACTGGGTCTCACATCCCCAGATGAAGGCCGCAGTGCAtttgtataataaaaaaaacaactgagtTATGCAGTAGCAtagttttaacaaaaaaaaaaaaaaatactagttTAGTACCTGACAAAATCCCTGTGAGATCTTCTAGGCCTATTTTCTCAGGCTGTGGGGAAGAATCCGAGCTGGAGAACACAGGGTGCAGCTTGGGTGGACTGACAGAAACAAGGGCAAAAATGAGGGCATTAGTATGCACACTCTAAAATCTCTAAAAGTGTATAGGAGTGTTGTAATGTCCTTGGCAAAGCGATGCCAGATGGTACCTGGACTGGTCTCGTGCTGTGCTCTTGAGCTGAGGACTGCGAGGTGGACTGAGCTCAGAGGAAAAGTCACCGGAGGTCTCCACCTCGTCGCGGGGGTCACGAGGGAGCCGTCTGTCAAACGACAACTCCGGGAACGCCATCGGAGACGCAACTGCTTCTATCAGATGCAAATACTTTATGTTAGGCAATATCCTCATAGGAGAAAGATTATGATCTAAAAGCTGACACGAAAAAGGTGTGGATTTACTGTTTTGAATGTTTAAAACAGTTTTGGCACATTATGAAAATATTTGCAGGAAGTGTTAAATGTGCAGGATATGGGTGCTGACGACATGAACCCATTTCattcttaactttttttttgacagttaaAAGAGCTTGGTGCATCTAATCCCCTTTGAAGTGTTTTCACAggataaaccttttttttttttttttttttttttttttttttaaatgtaccttCGGCAATCTCTCTTTGATGCTTTTTCCTGGAGGACGAGTGCGATGTGGAGGACAGACGTCTGGGTGGATGGCTGCTTGCATCCTGGGGGTGTCCATCTCTTATAAACAGAGATTCAGTCACCAAATGGAGACTGTGGTCAGTGAAAGCTGTGGACTGGGGTTGGCTATGGTCTTCTAAAAAGGTCACTCTTGGTTGTGAAGGTGGTACAGTGTTTCTGGTGTCATAGGGTGCATAGGATGGGGTTCTGGTAGTTTGTGGAGACGGTGGCCTGTGTGAGACCTTTGATTTGAGGGGGGAGTGGGCGTGTGAATGGTGAGAAACTTGTTTTCTCAGGGGAGAGTCGGGACGATGTGTAGGATGTGCTCGTTGTGGGGAAAGAGGTCTTGGGGGAAGCATGTGTGAGATGGTGGAGCGCACTGCCCTCTGCTGGTAGTTCCTGTAGGCTTCCTCTAAGGTCTCAGCCTCCTCCTGCAGCTCCTGAATCCGAGCCTTGGCCTCAGCCACCAGCTCCATGTCGGAGTCTGGAGAGTCATTCCAAGGCGACTTGTGTCCTCGCATGCGCCCACCTGCTTCACAATCATCATCATAACCCACTCTGGCCCTCAGCAGAGCTCTGTCCACATAGATGTCAGGGGGAACCAGCTTGTCAGCGTTCAGCTCCAGTATTGAGCGATCGACAAGAGAGGGCTTGGGGTTACGCAGCACTTCATTTTCAAGAGCTGCCATCAATCGCATCGATTACACAAAAGAAAGGgacagagaaaggaagagaattGAACATTAATACAAAAGACCAACCACCATTAAATAGcacaaatcagaaaaaaaagggtTGCTACAACTAATTTCGAAGAACTATTTACATGCATTTACACCTAAAATCCGGTTGCTACTACATGCCTTTTTTAgttttgtctaaaaaaaaaaaataaaaaataaaaacttccaAGAAAGAGAGCCAGTTcatgaaaagaagaaataaagttAACTACAGTTATGTATTGTAACATTCATAACTGCATAAAGAAACCTACATGGTTCAAAGTGATCAATCACACTAAGATGTGACTAGGGTTgcacaaaatgtgatattgcgatatcaatattaatttcgataattttaaacatatggaaaattacaaaaattatgggaaaaagcataaaaatagatttataacaaatacaacacaaggtttatttcaactgtcatattggactggtacatttactggttgtacagtataaaataaataaataacgaccATGTCTatagaacaggacatgttttactggttgtacagtataaaatatataaataatgagaacaggacacaacttttctttcgcttctctgatttgttccgttttgttgtctctatttcTTCATTTACACTGTCAatctgtcgaaatatgcacacgtggtacgctccatagggtttgtcacgtagtggacccgtgcgctgacatgtactaacatgtgcaagtggcacggtaactggccaatgaaacatgatcattatagcgtttcaagcgggctctaaatcaaacacaactaagccacacagccaacggacagGATGCatcgctccacaaaataaactaaatattgcatacttactgccacactttcgatataatattgcgcaacgtgatattgcgataactaCTGTATACTGAGTCtatatatcatgcacccctagaTGTGACGTCATTGGGGTACCTTGTTGAGTTTGGCGAAGCTGTAACTTTATTTCCTCAATGTGGTTAGTCATCCACTGTGACCTCTCCTCACACTTTGCCAACTGAGCCTTTAGCTGAGCACACCGTTCCACCTGCAGAAAACAGCAGACAAGAGGACATAACATGAGAAGTTATTGTTTGCACACAGTGTAAGATCTGTGAAAAGTATAGGTATGCGCTGCTGGAAACACAGATTACACAAGAACTTCCCCAAAGGTGAGACAATACTGTGTGGGAAAAAAAGCTGACCACAAAGTTTCCCACACTCAGCGAGAGGCTGTGATGTGACTGACCTCACTCTGGAGCTGTGCCTGCAACACCTGTTTCTGGTTGTCAAACTCTTCCTCATCCAGTCTGCGAGCGCTCTGCAGCCTCCGTAGCTCCATCTGCAGAACCAGCTGCTCCTTGGACGGCTGGCCCAAATCTGAAAGAGGGGTTGTTAGAgtcaaaacataatttaaaagtGCATCCTTTTTGCCAGTCCAATGTCTATTTCAGTAGGAAAGCTATCTGAGAAAAACACATCTGGGGATACACAGGGGTTGCTCTGATTTAGGGTGTCATGTTTAAGTGCTCCAGTTCACGGTTTGAGCTGTATGGATCTGAACAGCATGATAGTACAGCACATGGGGCTTCGCACCATGTTTCTGCCTGTTGTTCGTGATGAGGAGAGAGGCCCACTGCTCCCATGTCTCATCCTCAAACAGGAAGAATACTGTACCCCTCAGAGAGAGGCACAACTTTGGTTCTCAGCTATGGGTTAAGGGAGCCCTCGGTTTCTGCACACTGTGCTCTCTGCTCCCCTTCACTCCATTTCTCATTACCACTCCCTCACTGGTTACTTTTTAGAGGGTAGTCTGCAGAGCtacaaacacagcacagaggcCCCACATTGGCAGGCaagacacatttaaaaagaCTCAGCTGAGCCAGAAGCAGTGGGACAGACTAACATAAATGCTTCACAGTACACTGCATCTCCCACAGCTCACAATGAGCCCACACTCAAGAACGTTGAATGCAAGATAAGAACAGGATTTATCTCAGttgggaaaaaatatatatatatttatataaaacaaatattttgagGTACTGATTTTTCAAGGTTTATAATAGGTAACTCTCAGACACTGAATTTACCAGCCACAAAAAGGAATCAGTTACATTATTACAGACAGAAAGCCCTGATCCAATATAAGCCAATCCTCACCAGCACGGAGAAGACGGTTCTCCTCTTGGGCCTCCTCCAGCTGTTTCTTTAGCAGCCGCAGCTGGCCTTGCAGCtctgctttctctcttttcaaGCTGGGGTAGTCACTCATGGTCTCCAGTCGTTCCCTTAACAGCTCCTTCTGTTGAGACATCAGAGAAATCTGCTGCTGTGCTGTGTCCAGCTCAACCTGGAAAACAACAGAAGACACATGCAAAGAGCAGGCAAAATCTGAAGAGTCAATTAATCAGTTAGACTGTGTACCataattattacattacaatatTATCACATCACACTGAGTGATACGAGTTTTGACTGAATACAAGTGTTCAATTGCAAATTGAAGAGGGTGAGGTTAACACTGCAGGATGACTGGGGTTGTGTTGTTTACCTGCAGCCGTCTCAGCTCTGAAcatgctctgctgtgctccTCCAATTTGGCATTAATTACAGCGGACTCCTTTTGGATACGAACAGTTTCCactgagaaataaaatggaatgtAAACACAAAATCAAACCAAAACACTGGCAAAAGCCAACCAGTCAGCAATCTTGCATTCATTTAAATACTCACTTTTGTTTCGGTTCTCATTCTCTGTGAGTTTTTCTGTTCTCTTGATAAAGTTATCCTTTAACTCAAGCTGATACCTAATTTTATAAAAGACATAAGAACAACAATCAAAAAGAGCTCTGAAACTAAATCAAAACAATCTTGGAAATCCATGTGGCCTTTTTCTATTACAGACGGGTACAGAGAAATAAACCAAACCAGCTGCCATCTAAACGTGTTAAAGCAACATATCATTTGGCCAAGTGGGCGATCAGGTCCCATATCGTTACTTCATAGTCATAGCTGCTGACAGACTCCCAACCAGTCTTAAGCACTACGtatctatataatatattataaataagtcatagttTTGATGTAATAACTGATGAGCATATTAGCACAGGACTAGACATATGTGTTGAGTGctcaatttcaacattttgactgacattcattcaaaaagaaaactgaGTCTCATTGACAGCATTCAAAATTTGCTGTAGGATGGAATAAATCTTGAAATATTTCCAATATACATCACGTACAGGATACGTTCTTTTACTTTAAACCTAGTAAACAGTGACATCCTCTGGTCACACAATGACAATATCCCTAACAAGGATACCTACACTAAACTTGAGAGATAAAGTGAACAAACAGAGAGAATATATCAAATGAGACTGCCTATGTGTAACGGACTGAATATGTCTAAGTGGTGGTGACAATGTGagccaaaatatatttaaaaagaaaacggaCAACATGAAAATACCTTGAAAGTTCATTCTTCAGCCTTTGGTCGTGCGTGTCCTCCATCGTCTTCACTGCCAGTTCTCGCCTCCTCTGCAGCTCTTCAGTGGTCTTGACCTTCTCCTCATGAATTTGACAAGTCCTATCATCATACAAACACGGTAACATTCTTCATGAGCCAGTTGTCACAATGAGAGAGCACAACACCCCTCTACGAACATGAAtggtacaaaataaataaataaaaagctctTACTTTTCAAAAGCCTCGATTCTCATCCTCAGCTCATTCTCTCTGTTCCGCACGGTTTCGATTTCTTTCAGGACCGATTGTCTCTgcatatacacatttttttcttcaatctaaagagaagagaaatacaaacaacagcATCAAATTACACCGTCTCCGATTTAACCAAATTAAATTATTACATGCAAAGGTTTATTTTGTGAAAGAAGAAACAGAGCACAACATCATAGTCGCAGTAATCTACCTCTTGTTGTTTTTGTAGTCGCTCAATGGCATTTTTCTCCCGCTCCATTAACGCCTTTGCCTTCATCTCGTAAG
This window harbors:
- the ofd1 gene encoding centriole and centriolar satellite protein ofd1 isoform X3 codes for the protein MSSAKEDTLSPDELRKRLYQTFKNKGVLDTLKTQMRNQLIQELKHPPLTGGEPVPRPVTVKSEPLLVSACNSIVSDHLRTSGYEYTLSVFYPESGLCKDKVFTKGDLLQLLKIDPESALYRSLSSNKDKAGFLISLLTQLTHHYTHGLCHDADTQTTSTASYGESLVAKMKMIDKEYENFNYSGEKWFSFQSKLAAHRKEIEAQMQAEMNTKMQHFKDVEIAKVRMEEKANFHKEFGKLKQELERTYEMKAKALMEREKNAIERLQKQQEIEEKNVYMQRQSVLKEIETVRNRENELRMRIEAFEKTCQIHEEKVKTTEELQRRRELAVKTMEDTHDQRLKNELSRYQLELKDNFIKRTEKLTENENRNKMETVRIQKESAVINAKLEEHSRACSELRRLQVELDTAQQQISLMSQQKELLRERLETMSDYPSLKREKAELQGQLRLLKKQLEEAQEENRLLRADLGQPSKEQLVLQMELRRLQSARRLDEEEFDNQKQVLQAQLQSEVERCAQLKAQLAKCEERSQWMTNHIEEIKLQLRQTQQALENEVLRNPKPSLVDRSILELNADKLVPPDIYVDRALLRARVGYDDDCEAGGRMRGHKSPWNDSPDSDMELVAEAKARIQELQEEAETLEEAYRNYQQRAVRSTISHMLPPRPLSPQRAHPTHRPDSPLRKQVSHHSHAHSPLKSKVSHRPPSPQTTRTPSYAPYDTRNTVPPSQPRVTFLEDHSQPQSTAFTDHSLHLVTESLFIRDGHPQDASSHPPRRLSSTSHSSSRKKHQREIAEEAVASPMAFPELSFDRRLPRDPRDEVETSGDFSSELSPPRSPQLKSTARDQSSPPKLHPVFSSSDSSPQPEKIGLEDLTGILSEPGHIPELLLDTAVPLSEEAPDGPTVPHPQDLPEHPIDLQGQAEVPQASGESAREEDEEDKEQRWERERKERLEQRQREQEEARERELQELERLEKEMLLQEMEQPGQRGEEEVEEEETGIKKGADEEQKQEADNDGDESKGENPLEKYMKMVLEAREKQHAQSPGREEVGHTSPEAKSLSEEKDDSIAAFSHKDEDDDDFW
- the ofd1 gene encoding centriole and centriolar satellite protein ofd1 isoform X1 — its product is MSSAKEDTLSPDELRKRLYQTFKNKGVLDTLKTQMRNQLIQELKHPPLTGGEPVPRPVTVKSEPLLVSACNSIVSDHLRTSGYEYTLSVFYPESGLCKDKVFTKGDLLQLLKIDPESALYRSLSSNKDKAGFLISLLTQLTHHYTHGLCHDADTQTTSTASYGESLVAKMKMIDKEYENFNYSGEKWFSFQSKLAAHRKEIEAQMQAEMNTKMQHFKDVEIAKVRMEEKANFHKEFGKLKQELERTYEMKAKALMEREKNAIERLQKQQEIEEKNVYMQRQSVLKEIETVRNRENELRMRIEAFEKTCQIHEEKVKTTEELQRRRELAVKTMEDTHDQRLKNELSRYQLELKDNFIKRTEKLTENENRNKMETVRIQKESAVINAKLEEHSRACSELRRLQVELDTAQQQISLMSQQKELLRERLETMSDYPSLKREKAELQGQLRLLKKQLEEAQEENRLLRADLGQPSKEQLVLQMELRRLQSARRLDEEEFDNQKQVLQAQLQSEVERCAQLKAQLAKCEERSQWMTNHIEEIKLQLRQTQQALENEVLRNPKPSLVDRSILELNADKLVPPDIYVDRALLRARVGYDDDCEAGGRMRGHKSPWNDSPDSDMELVAEAKARIQELQEEAETLEEAYRNYQQRAVRSTISHMLPPRPLSPQRAHPTHRPDSPLRKQVSHHSHAHSPLKSKVSHRPPSPQTTRTPSYAPYDTRNTVPPSQPRVTFLEDHSQPQSTAFTDHSLHLVTESLFIRDGHPQDASSHPPRRLSSTSHSSSRKKHQREIAEEAVASPMAFPELSFDRRLPRDPRDEVETSGDFSSELSPPRSPQLKSTARDQSSPPKLHPVFSSSDSSPQPEKIGLEDLTGILSEPGHIPELLLDTAVPLSEEAPDGPTVPHPQDLPEHPIDLQGQAEVPQASGESAREEDEEDKEQRWERERKERLEQRQREQEEARERELQELERLEKEMLLQEMEQPGQRGEEEVEEEETGIKKGADEEQKQEADNDGDESKGENPLEKYMKMVLEAREKQHAQGGGCFQSPGREEVGHTSPEAKSLSEEKDDSIAAFSHKDEDDDDFW
- the ofd1 gene encoding centriole and centriolar satellite protein ofd1 isoform X2, giving the protein MSSAKEDTLSPDELRKRLYQTFKNKGVLDTLKTQMRNQLIQELKHPPLTGGEPVPRPVTVKSEPLLVSACNSIVSDHLRTSGYEYTLSVFYPESGLCKDKVFTKGDLLQLLKIDPESALYRSLSSNKDKGFLISLLTQLTHHYTHGLCHDADTQTTSTASYGESLVAKMKMIDKEYENFNYSGEKWFSFQSKLAAHRKEIEAQMQAEMNTKMQHFKDVEIAKVRMEEKANFHKEFGKLKQELERTYEMKAKALMEREKNAIERLQKQQEIEEKNVYMQRQSVLKEIETVRNRENELRMRIEAFEKTCQIHEEKVKTTEELQRRRELAVKTMEDTHDQRLKNELSRYQLELKDNFIKRTEKLTENENRNKMETVRIQKESAVINAKLEEHSRACSELRRLQVELDTAQQQISLMSQQKELLRERLETMSDYPSLKREKAELQGQLRLLKKQLEEAQEENRLLRADLGQPSKEQLVLQMELRRLQSARRLDEEEFDNQKQVLQAQLQSEVERCAQLKAQLAKCEERSQWMTNHIEEIKLQLRQTQQALENEVLRNPKPSLVDRSILELNADKLVPPDIYVDRALLRARVGYDDDCEAGGRMRGHKSPWNDSPDSDMELVAEAKARIQELQEEAETLEEAYRNYQQRAVRSTISHMLPPRPLSPQRAHPTHRPDSPLRKQVSHHSHAHSPLKSKVSHRPPSPQTTRTPSYAPYDTRNTVPPSQPRVTFLEDHSQPQSTAFTDHSLHLVTESLFIRDGHPQDASSHPPRRLSSTSHSSSRKKHQREIAEEAVASPMAFPELSFDRRLPRDPRDEVETSGDFSSELSPPRSPQLKSTARDQSSPPKLHPVFSSSDSSPQPEKIGLEDLTGILSEPGHIPELLLDTAVPLSEEAPDGPTVPHPQDLPEHPIDLQGQAEVPQASGESAREEDEEDKEQRWERERKERLEQRQREQEEARERELQELERLEKEMLLQEMEQPGQRGEEEVEEEETGIKKGADEEQKQEADNDGDESKGENPLEKYMKMVLEAREKQHAQGGGCFQSPGREEVGHTSPEAKSLSEEKDDSIAAFSHKDEDDDDFW